A genomic region of Candidatus Cloacimonadota bacterium contains the following coding sequences:
- a CDS encoding PhoU domain-containing protein: protein MLKEILRLFKKSDLFMEAHQDASKMLKRANQMFNNAYARLRGRQIPHPDVNIFDEEQKVDKTERAIRKKVLTHLSLSSTVDTPGGIILIGIVIDFERIGDYTTNIAELAQAISKKLEVGELEEDLQNIEKEVANVFDIVTYSFNNYDKDSAKTVVSKKLTRQCDILLNRLMKEDLGLSPQTAVISALYIRYLKRIASHLINVATTLVQPFDKVRFMPNMKPKISSKE, encoded by the coding sequence ATGCTTAAAGAAATATTACGACTTTTTAAAAAAAGCGATCTATTTATGGAAGCTCATCAGGATGCATCTAAGATGCTTAAAAGAGCTAATCAAATGTTTAATAATGCTTATGCAAGATTACGAGGTCGTCAAATTCCCCATCCAGATGTTAACATATTTGATGAAGAACAAAAGGTGGATAAAACCGAAAGAGCAATTCGCAAGAAAGTGCTTACACATCTCTCACTTTCAAGTACTGTGGACACGCCTGGTGGGATTATTCTTATTGGTATAGTTATAGATTTTGAACGAATTGGGGATTACACAACAAATATTGCAGAATTGGCACAGGCTATATCTAAAAAATTAGAAGTTGGAGAATTAGAAGAGGACTTACAGAATATAGAGAAAGAGGTAGCGAATGTTTTTGATATTGTGACTTACTCTTTTAATAATTATGATAAGGATTCTGCTAAAACCGTTGTAAGCAAAAAATTGACCCGACAATGTGATATTCTTCTTAATAGGTTGATGAAGGAGGATTTAGGGCTATCACCACAAACTGCTGTTATTTCCGCGTTATATATTCGTTATTTGAAAAGAATTGCTTCTCATCTTATTAATGTTGCAACAACTTTGGTTCAGCCTTTTGATAAAGTTCGCTTTATGCCAAATATGAAACCTAAAATAAGTTCAAAAGAGTAA
- a CDS encoding NAD(P)/FAD-dependent oxidoreductase → MAKKVIVIGGGPAGMIAAGRAAELGADVILLEKMNKLGLKLSLTGKGKCNLTNTEPNILTFVEHYGKNGRFLINAFRKFFNKDLIKFFSTLDLKLKEESGGRIYPSSHNSWLVVDALKKYLKINHVQIKLEYPVKELLHYKNEIGGIISDKGNIFADAVIVATGGASYPQTGSTGDGYKLARKTGHKVTSIYPSLVPLEIKFPFIHEQIGEGTTKELSGLKLKNVSVSIFNKEKKSAEEFGEFFFTDFGVDGSVVLKLSRKIKKEIIANELKLFVDFKPGLTFEQLHNRILREIKNNGSVCFNELMKLLLPQKFIKTFINSSEIDKDKRIAEITKNEREKIVNLLKGFEFTVTKTRPLSEAIITSGGVELNQIYQKTMESKIVSGLYFAGEVLDIDGDTGGYNLQAAFSTGYLAGESAAKGIINKGMGR, encoded by the coding sequence ATGGCAAAGAAAGTTATTGTGATTGGCGGAGGTCCAGCTGGTATGATTGCTGCCGGTAGAGCTGCTGAATTGGGTGCGGATGTCATTCTTTTGGAAAAGATGAACAAATTAGGACTAAAACTCTCCTTAACAGGCAAGGGGAAATGCAATCTTACAAATACAGAACCGAATATCTTAACTTTTGTGGAACATTACGGTAAGAATGGAAGGTTTCTTATCAATGCTTTTAGAAAATTCTTTAATAAAGACTTGATTAAATTCTTTTCAACTTTAGATTTAAAACTTAAAGAAGAATCTGGCGGAAGGATTTATCCTTCTTCACATAATTCGTGGTTAGTAGTTGATGCTTTAAAAAAGTATCTTAAAATAAATCATGTCCAAATAAAATTAGAATATCCTGTTAAAGAATTGCTTCATTACAAAAATGAGATAGGTGGAATCATTTCTGATAAAGGGAATATTTTTGCAGATGCAGTCATAGTTGCAACAGGTGGTGCATCATATCCTCAAACAGGCTCAACTGGAGATGGATATAAACTTGCCCGAAAAACAGGTCATAAAGTTACATCAATATATCCATCATTGGTCCCACTTGAGATTAAATTCCCATTTATCCACGAGCAAATCGGGGAGGGAACAACAAAGGAATTATCGGGATTAAAATTGAAAAATGTATCTGTCTCTATTTTCAATAAAGAGAAAAAATCGGCAGAAGAATTCGGAGAGTTCTTTTTCACTGACTTTGGTGTTGACGGCTCAGTTGTTCTTAAACTAAGCAGAAAAATCAAAAAAGAAATAATTGCAAATGAACTAAAGTTATTTGTTGATTTCAAACCAGGTCTAACTTTTGAACAATTGCATAATCGTATCTTACGAGAGATTAAGAATAATGGGAGTGTATGTTTTAATGAGTTAATGAAATTACTTCTACCACAAAAATTTATAAAAACATTTATTAATTCATCAGAAATTGACAAAGATAAAAGGATAGCAGAAATTACAAAGAATGAACGGGAAAAGATAGTTAATCTTTTAAAAGGTTTTGAATTTACCGTAACTAAGACAAGACCTCTTTCTGAAGCCATTATTACATCTGGAGGAGTAGAATTAAATCAGATATATCAGAAGACAATGGAATCCAAAATTGTTTCTGGTCTATATTTTGCAGGTGAGGTATTGGATATTGATGGAGATACGGGTGGATATAATTTGCAAGCTGCTTTTTCAACAGGATATTTAGCTGGGGAATCAGCTGCAAAAGGAATAATTAATAAAGGGATGGGTAGATAA